The DNA sequence GTTTGAAGTGCCCGACCGTCAGGATCCGCGCGCCCCTTGGCGCACACCATAATTGCTCAACATCGTGATCGGGCTGGAGATTAGCGGCTCGCTCCGGAAGCGGGTTGTGAATTACAGCAAAGCGATCCCGGGGAAGTCCGGAGAGTTCCGCCATGTCATCGGCCACTCCGCCTGACACAGCGATACGGCCATCGGCCATGCGGTACCCGAACGCCGTGGTCAGCCGCAGAGCGCCACGATGCAGGCGCCCCCTTGGCGCATACTGCACCGAGAGGCGATTGTGTTCCGAGACCACCAAACGACATGGGCGAGCAGAAATCGTCCGTGCAACTGGTGCGACGACCGTCAAGGGCCACATCGCGGCAAGCAGCCCATCGGGCCGCCGTCCACGGAGATACCGCGCAAGAGCGACCGGCGCCTCGCGCACGCGCCCGCACTTCAGGTCAACAAGTGGGAATTCGCCCGCCGCCTCCTCCAACAGTTCGCCCCTGGCCTGCATCACGACAAATTCGGGCTGGTGACCGAGGCGCTCAAACTCACGGGCAAGCGAAAGCCGCACCCGTTCGACGCCCCCCCCACGCAAGTCAGGCAATAGAATCGAAATAGAGCCCAAGGCCGACGCTCACGCCCGCACTGCAAGGGAGTTCTTTCCGTCGAGCCGGCGCACGACGAATCCGCGGGCTGCAAGGTAAGCCGATACTTCGGAGCCTCCCCAATCCTCAAACAATATCGCCGCCACCCGATCGAGCAACGGCTCGGCTCCTTTGAGCGCCTCCAGCTCCGCACCTTCGAGGTCCATCTTTATCAGCGCGATGCGGTCGAATTCCGAAAGAGCCTCGGATAGTGCGATGGTTTCAACCTCCGTCGTCCTGTTTCCGCTTCCGGTCGAGATCGACGCCTGGCCGTATTTTCCGTCCGAAACATGCGCAGTTACCTTGTCGCCACTGCGCGACCACAGCGCGGCTTCGATAACGACTGCGTTGTCGCAGTTATTATCCACCAAGTGAGTGCGCAAGATTTCGGCGGTGTCCGGCATCATCTCGAACGCGACAACCCTGCCATCCGGTCCCACCAAACGTGCCGCAAGGACGCTATAGATTCCAATGTTTGCGCCCGCGTCTACGAACACATCCCCTGGGCGCAGCAATCTTCGGATCGCTGCGATAACCGCTGGCTCCCGTGTCGGCAGTGCATGCCACAGGTCGTCACTCCGCGCCCGAACGAAGAATGAGCCGACCCCACGGGCCCTGACCATGCAATCCGCATCGACAGTGGGGTCTCGCCATTTTCCCAAGTCGCGAAAGACGTCGAACGGTGCCCGGACGAGCGCGCGCCGCAACACACGCCGGTCCATCGGGGTCGCGCCGCTCAGCTCCACCGCAACGTCCTTCCAGATCCGCAATCGTCGTGCCAGAACTCGAAGAATACCAAGAGGTCGCCGAACAACTCGTGGCAGCATATCCAGAGCATGTGCGCTACCCATCACTTTTCTCTGCAGCACAAAGAACTGGCTCATATCCAGCAGCGGGGCTGGGCTTCAAATCGAGCAAAGCGTCCACCTTTCTAGATAGTGCGTCACAATCGACCGAGATGTCGGCCAGACCTGTTCGCGCAAATTTGCCCGCACCATGATCGCAGAAAAGGCGATCATATGTGTGGTTGAGGGCCTCAGCCAATTCTATATAACAATTGTCGTATCTCAGAGATAACGTATTTGGCCTTAGGTCCACCAGACCATTCTTTTTTGCCAATAGCTCGATTACCCTACTCCCCGAAGGCATACACAACATGTTGGTGAGCCCAGCCCCGTGTATGCCGATCAGGTATTCACAGTGGGAGAATAGAGACACCTGCTCGGAAAATGAGAGATCCTCCGCCACTACTTCCACAAACCCAAATTTACTGAGGACAGCGAGAATTTCGTCCTCATTCAATACCCGGCGCCCGCGAGCCTTCCGGCGAGAAATGTACAGTCGACGTGGCCGGTGAGGGGCTTGCGGGCCAGCTTTTCTAAGGAGCGCGCGCAAGTCCTGCAGCACCTCCGGTGCCGTTGTTCCGAAGTGCTTCGCACAAGAAGTGATGTACCCCCTCGGAATTCGAACGTTGTGTGAAGGAAAATATGCGTAACGGAGGCCCAGAAGATTTAGAGAATGGCCGTGAAAGCTACTATACGATCGAGGTAAAAGGATAGTGACGTCGCCAGCAACTGCCTTGACTGCAAGCGCGCGTGGGAGCGACTCTGTCATCCAGTGATAGTAGCCGCGCGTCCACTGGGAGTGAATAAATGCCACCGGCTGTTCGATACTCGCTTGTTTCGGCGGCCGCCGGACCAAACTGGCGACTGCTACACCGGCCCCTTTAGCCACCGACAAGGGATAGCGGTAAAACGTGTCCGGTAGCGGCAGCGTCCCGGCGAAAGCCGGACCCAGCGCCGTCACAATCACATCCTTGTGCAGCGTCACCTTCGGCTCAAACCGCTCCGGCCACCGACGCGAGTACGCAGCCCACATCTCACCCGTCACCACGAGCGATATTCTTCCGGGAACTGGTCTAGCAGATGCTTTAGATCGCCACGAAAATCATGGACTCGGCAGTTCGCGGGCGCGCAACGAACAGCCTCACGAAATGAGGCAATATCCTGGGCAATCAAAGGAGGCGTCTGCGGTCCAAACGTAGTCGCATAATAATCATCGAATTTGAAATTCCCTCCCAGGAGTTTCTTCCGCCCGAGGATCCGCGTATTGGGAATTTGATAGGCGTCGGCCAGTATAAGGCCGTGAAGAGATGAAGATAATATGAGATCACATTGGACAATCAGATCGACAAATGAAGTCGGATTCTGGCGAACGTTTATTATAATTACATCTTTACTGCCCAACATATTCACCATATTCCGCATCTCTTCTTCATCAGAAAAATGCGGCACTATCCCAACAGCGAATCTCTTGTCTGCGCCGGTGGGATAATATTTTGGCATCAGAAGCGCCGGGTCACCCATCGGTATTCCCTCCAAGCGCTGTCCTGTCGCAGCCTCGAGGACGCCTCGAGTGAGCGGCCCGCGAACGGCAAAGACATTCTTGGCCTTGATCGGCCTCTTTGGAATCGCTCCGTCGATCGAGCCACTCCCCCAGATCCTGCTGCGCGGTCCGGCGGAACCCACCACACTTCCTATTGCCCGGAGATGAGAAACCGCATTGCCGTGAACCTTGAGAATTTTCCGGCCACTCACGAGAGGAAGAATAAATTCGTTCAGACGATCTCCAACATTTGGTGTATTGGTAAAATATACCGTTGGCGTTCTGAAAGGGTTATGCCAAACGGATAATATATCACTAATAGATCTAGAACAAATTTTCATCCTACGGGCGGGCATTTTTGCCTCCCATACGCATAAAAGATAACTTCATAAGATGCACTATAAGCCGCATCATTTCACCTGATTTTATCTCGCTTAGGAGGATTCCAACACTTAGCCGCAAACGCTGGCTCAGCGTGGTCATGCGGAACGCACGCCTAAGGGAGGATACGGTGATCCAACTCTCAACCTCGGCGGCTTGAGCGGGCGATGCCACCCCAGCAGCCTGCGCGACGTGAATGTCAGCTCGGTATTGGGCCCATATTCGGGGCATATCCATTCGTGCGATAGCGTCGGGGCCAGATGCATTGTTCGAGTGCGAGCGCCTCCTGACCCCAATCTCGCCAAGATAGGCGCCATCTCCGATCAACAAGCTGCGCAAGAGAAGCACGCTGTCTTCCGTGGGACAGCGGGCATTGATTCCCGGATATATCAGCAAAGCATCTTTGTTGTAGGTTCGCGCCGCCCCCACAAAATTCCTGCCCCGGCCCTCTGTGACGTCCTTCAAACTCACGCTGCGGTCAGATGGGAACGCGCCTTTGCGGGCGTGTAGGACCGCCCCGTCCTGATCGATCGCTTCATAGGCCGTCTCGACAAACGTCGGGCGGTCGGGTTGCAACATACGTCTCACGGTGATGGCTGTGCGGTCCGGCACCGCGATGTCATCCCCGGCGGCTAGAACCACGAACCTTCCGCGCGCTTGCTCAAACAGCACGTTGACATGCTCCGCAATTCCGAGGTTGACGCGATTTCGCTGGACGGTGAGCTTATGCGGCCCCCGGTATCGTCGGGACACAGCCCGCAGGATATCGAATGTGCCGTCAGTCGAGCAATCGTCGGACGCGATGATCTCGAGAGGCTGGTAAGTCTGAGCGAGCGCCCCCTCGACCGCCTCCAGGATGTACCGTTCCTGGTTATAGGCCATGAGCGCAAACGTCACGAGCGGACGTTCTGCCGGAAAACTCTTATCCATGATAGCTGCGGATCGGCCAGCCGCATTTTGCGTATACGCGTGCGACTTGAGAAGCGTATGGATGGGGGCCGATTTTCCCGAGCAGAATACGACCTCCCGCCAGAGCACCGGCCGTTGCCGCCAAGCCAGATGCCGCCCCACCAGCGATCGGTAGAGAAAGGGAAAGGACTAAGAGCCCCACCGCGACCGTGGAGTATGCCGCAAGGAGGCGCAAAGACAGCCGGCTCATCCTGAAATCGGTCACTTTGCCTGCAAGCCTGAGCGTCACAGTGAAGTAGACGGCGTAGGAAGCAAGGAACGCGATACCTGCAACAACAAGGCCAAGCCGAGGAAGAAAAATGTATATCAGCCCTGCATAGGGAAGCAAAAATCCAAGCTCCATTAAAAGGTAGAGCTTAGAACGTCCTGCAGCTACTACAGAGAAACTAAGAGCCCAGCTGGCGATCTTCAGCATGTTCCCAACGGCCTGCCATTGCACCAGAATGACCGCGAGAAAAAATTCCTTAGTGTATAGCACTGAAACTGCGAGCGGCGCGAAACCAATCAATAAGAACAGAATTGGGCCAGCGAGCAAAAGGCTGATTTGCATTTGCTCGTTCATCAGATGCGCCGACGCGGGCCGATCGTGGGCGATTTCTGCTAGGCGAGGGTAATAGTCCATTGCCATCGCGTTGAGTAAGAAGCCGACATAGGTGACCGTTATGCCCCAGGCGGCCGCGAACTGACCTGCCGCTTCCAGACCAAGTTCGCGCGCTATCCCGCCTCGAACGATCAGGAGTGTTCCAGTGGTGGCCAAGCCCCCCAGCATGAACACGAAACCCAAACTCGCCATTCGCTTCCACACGCGCCAGCCGTCCGAAACCGAACCTGTCGCATCCTTTACCGAGGGCAACTTGCGCACGTACCAAACAGCCACGGTAACTGCAGTTAAGGGCTGCAGGAGCACAAACCAGAGCAGTCCACGCGAGCCAAACTGCCATATAGCGAAAATGCCACCGATGGTGCCCACCAGAGAGCCCAGCACGGTTACCCGCCCCAAGCTACCCACAAGACGCATCCCGCGTAGAAGAGCAGTCTGCGAGCTTGAAACCAGCGCGAGCAGCACTGCTACACCTATCAGGCCAACCTCGATGTCGTGATCTGGCCGGCCGAAGAGGGCGCGGGCCAGAGGCTCCCGAAACAGCCAGATAGCGAGGAGAGCAAGGGTGCCCTGAACCAGATTGGCCGTCAGCAACACACGGCGCACCAAGCCCAGTTCGCTTTCATTCTTCTTGGCTTGGGCAATCTCGCGCACACCGGAATTCCCGACGCCCAAGCCAGCAACAGCAGTCGCCGTGGATTGCAGACTATTGTAAATGCTCAACGCCCCGACCCCAGCAGGCCCGAGGAATACCGCCACTGCCTTGACGCGGAGAATGGACAACACAATGCCGACAGCTTGAGTGCTGCCAGTGATCGTCATAGCGCGCAACAAGCCGCGGGCCGAGATTAGCCGCCTCCTGTCATGGGCGTTTCGAGAGCCTGCGCCGTGGCTGCGCTCACCATCATACTGGATCTTGCGTCGACATGAGGCCCTATGGGAAGGCTGAGAACCTCGCGCGACAGTTGTTCAGCGAGAGGCTGCTTGCCAAACGAGAGTGGTTGCGAAGCATATGCCGCCTGCCGGTGGGGCGGTATCGGATAGTGGGTGAGCGTAGCGATCCCAGCGCTCTGAAGGGCATTCTGCAACTCGTCGCGGCAAAGGCTGCGTATCACGTATAGGTGCCAGACGGGCTCAGCCCACGCTGGCACAAGCGGCAAGACCAAGTCGGTCTTCGCGAGCTCTTGAGTATAGATGGCAGCGATGTCCCGGCGGCGACGTGTCCAAGTATCAAGATACGGCAGCTTCACGCGCAGAATCGCCGCTTGGATCGGATCGAGGCGCGAATTCACGCCAACGGCCTCGTGCACGTATTTCTGGGGGCTGCCATAGTTTCGCATGATGCGGATGCGCTCCGCAAGCGCTCCGCAGTTGGTAGTAACTGCCCCTGCATCTCCCATCGCACCGAGATTTTTGCCCGGATAGAAGCTCCAGCACACCACGTCCCCATGGGCACCGATCCGCCGGCCCTTGTATCTTGCGCCATGTGCCTGTGCCGCGTCCTCGATCACGAAAAGACCACGGTCGCGCGCGATGGCGAGTATCGGATCCAAGTCGACCGGCTGACCGTATAGATGCACCGGCAACAGCGCACGCGTGCGCGGTGTGATGGCCTCTGCGATCATCTCATGATCGAGATTATAGGTTCGAGGATCGGGTTCGACCGGCACCGGGACAGCGCCGACGGCAGTCACTGCCAACCAGGTGGCGATGAAGGTGTTCGAGGGAACGATGACCTCATCGCCTGGACCGATGTCTAGCGCCCGCAACGCAACTGTGAGCGCGTCCAGACCGTTGGCCACGCCCACGCAGTGGTCTGCCTCGCAATACTCTGCCCAATCATCCTCGAACGCGTTCACCTCTGCACCGAGGATGTACCAACCGCTATCCAGTACGCGCTCCACGGCCGCGTCTATCTCGTTTTTCAGTTCAAGATAGGCTGCCCGCAGGTCGAGGAACGGGACGTTCACGAAGCACCCCGAACTTGCTCAACGAACTCTGCATGGCTGCGAAAATAGTCGCCTTCCTCGTACGGCCTTGAGGCGAGAACCATGCAAACCGCCCCTTGGCTGAAACTGTCCATTTCACGCCAGACCAAACGGCTGACGTACAAGCCTTTTCGTGGATCGCGCAGCCAGAATTCCGTTCTGGCCGTGCCATCATCCAACTTGATCCTGAAGCTTCCGGAAAGGGCGAAGATGACTTGTTCGAGTTCCCTGTGTGCATGCCCTCCCCGCTCGGCGTCCACCGGCACATTGTACAGGTAGTAGACCCGTCTGATAGGAAACGGGACGTGCGTCTCGCCTTCGACGAAGGTTAGATCGCCTCGAGGATCCGATACTACCGGCAGGTCTATCAGACGGATCAGATCTGTGCCTGAATCCGGCGTCATGCCTCTGCTCCGGCCGCCAGAATTTCGTGAAACGTCGGCTCAGCGCGATCGAAATGTTCGCGCAGATACTCGAAATAGAGGTTCAGCTCATCCTCATGGGTCTGGTTCATGCCGAAGCGCCGATAGAACGCGATCGCCCGCTCATTGTCCTTGCGGACATCGAGAACTGCTTTTCGCCTGTTCAGTGCATGAAAGCCGATGTGGAATGAAAGCATTGCGCTTTCGTAGGCGGCCTTCGGCGGTTTGCCCTGCGCGAGGACCCAGCTTCCCCAGGTGAATGCGTCCTCTTCGATGTTATATATCCGAACCAGCCCACAACGCATGTCATCGATCTTTCGCTCGATGACATAATAATATTCCAACGCCGCCGTCTCACGGCGCTTGTATTCGGCGAGCCAGGAACGCTGCTCTGATAATTTACCGCTCACAGATGACAAATGCGCATTATAATTCGAATTCGTTCTCAAGCTAAATATGAACTGAGCGTCCGTAATCTCGACGAGGCGCAGGCGTAGGCGCACACCTTCGATCCCTTTCATCGAGTCAGGTTCCATTGCTGATATTGATTTAGCGCCTGACGTAATCATTGGATGATCGCATCGGTTCTTCCCATAGCTACCGCAGTCGGTCGCAATCGCTCCCGACTGATCACTGAACCTCTAACGCGCCTCGATCGCGACCGCCCTCAAGCGGCGATCAACCTCGCAGCCGCTATCTCCACCCGCATTTCTCTGTTCATCAGTTCGATGAGGACGGCCACTCGTTCGGCTCCGGACCTGCCGATCAAGGTTCCGCAAAAACTGTCCAAGGTGCCACCTACGACGCGCACGCGGTCACCCGCTGCAAGATCACCAGGATAGGCGATTTCCCCGTCCGCGATGCACCAGTCCGTCATTGCCTCCACGAAGCCAGTCGGCAGGGCCGCCGGGCGCGCTCCAAACGAGACGAGGCCGACACATCCGATCGTACCGTTGACCGACCGCCAGCGCTGGACGTCGAGATCCAGCTTTACAAAAACGTAAGATGGAAACAGCGGTGACAAGGTCGCCTGGACCTGGCGTCCCGGCCGTTTCGCCCCACGCCACATGGGGCAGAAACTCTCGAAGTCCTGCCGTGCGAGGTGCTGA is a window from the Altererythrobacter sp. B11 genome containing:
- a CDS encoding glycosyltransferase, whose product is MRLSLAREFERLGHQPEFVVMQARGELLEEAAGEFPLVDLKCGRVREAPVALARYLRGRRPDGLLAAMWPLTVVAPVARTISARPCRLVVSEHNRLSVQYAPRGRLHRGALRLTTAFGYRMADGRIAVSGGVADDMAELSGLPRDRFAVIHNPLPERAANLQPDHDVEQLWCAPRGARILTVGHFKHQKNHALLLRSFAEIARHDARLMLLGVGELEPALRDLANALGISERVIFAGFRPDPAPFYRSADLFVLSSDYEGFGNVIVEALAHGTPVVSTDCPSGPRDILADGTFGALVPVGDRQALAREIDRSLSCAHDHARLRARARDFAPATAAKAYLDLLFPKA
- a CDS encoding FkbM family methyltransferase, which translates into the protein MSQFFVLQRKVMGSAHALDMLPRVVRRPLGILRVLARRLRIWKDVAVELSGATPMDRRVLRRALVRAPFDVFRDLGKWRDPTVDADCMVRARGVGSFFVRARSDDLWHALPTREPAVIAAIRRLLRPGDVFVDAGANIGIYSVLAARLVGPDGRVVAFEMMPDTAEILRTHLVDNNCDNAVVIEAALWSRSGDKVTAHVSDGKYGQASISTGSGNRTTEVETIALSEALSEFDRIALIKMDLEGAELEALKGAEPLLDRVAAILFEDWGGSEVSAYLAARGFVVRRLDGKNSLAVRA
- a CDS encoding glycosyltransferase family 61 protein produces the protein MTLHKDVIVTALGPAFAGTLPLPDTFYRYPLSVAKGAGVAVASLVRRPPKQASIEQPVAFIHSQWTRGYYHWMTESLPRALAVKAVAGDVTILLPRSYSSFHGHSLNLLGLRYAYFPSHNVRIPRGYITSCAKHFGTTAPEVLQDLRALLRKAGPQAPHRPRRLYISRRKARGRRVLNEDEILAVLSKFGFVEVVAEDLSFSEQVSLFSHCEYLIGIHGAGLTNMLCMPSGSRVIELLAKKNGLVDLRPNTLSLRYDNCYIELAEALNHTYDRLFCDHGAGKFARTGLADISVDCDALSRKVDALLDLKPSPAAGYEPVLCAAEKSDG
- a CDS encoding polysaccharide pyruvyl transferase family protein, with the translated sequence MPARRMKICSRSISDILSVWHNPFRTPTVYFTNTPNVGDRLNEFILPLVSGRKILKVHGNAVSHLRAIGSVVGSAGPRSRIWGSGSIDGAIPKRPIKAKNVFAVRGPLTRGVLEAATGQRLEGIPMGDPALLMPKYYPTGADKRFAVGIVPHFSDEEEMRNMVNMLGSKDVIIINVRQNPTSFVDLIVQCDLILSSSLHGLILADAYQIPNTRILGRKKLLGGNFKFDDYYATTFGPQTPPLIAQDIASFREAVRCAPANCRVHDFRGDLKHLLDQFPEEYRSW
- a CDS encoding glycosyltransferase — protein: MDKSFPAERPLVTFALMAYNQERYILEAVEGALAQTYQPLEIIASDDCSTDGTFDILRAVSRRYRGPHKLTVQRNRVNLGIAEHVNVLFEQARGRFVVLAAGDDIAVPDRTAITVRRMLQPDRPTFVETAYEAIDQDGAVLHARKGAFPSDRSVSLKDVTEGRGRNFVGAARTYNKDALLIYPGINARCPTEDSVLLLRSLLIGDGAYLGEIGVRRRSHSNNASGPDAIARMDMPRIWAQYRADIHVAQAAGVASPAQAAEVESWITVSSLRRAFRMTTLSQRLRLSVGILLSEIKSGEMMRLIVHLMKLSFMRMGGKNARP
- a CDS encoding O-antigen translocase, with the protein product MTITGSTQAVGIVLSILRVKAVAVFLGPAGVGALSIYNSLQSTATAVAGLGVGNSGVREIAQAKKNESELGLVRRVLLTANLVQGTLALLAIWLFREPLARALFGRPDHDIEVGLIGVAVLLALVSSSQTALLRGMRLVGSLGRVTVLGSLVGTIGGIFAIWQFGSRGLLWFVLLQPLTAVTVAVWYVRKLPSVKDATGSVSDGWRVWKRMASLGFVFMLGGLATTGTLLIVRGGIARELGLEAAGQFAAAWGITVTYVGFLLNAMAMDYYPRLAEIAHDRPASAHLMNEQMQISLLLAGPILFLLIGFAPLAVSVLYTKEFFLAVILVQWQAVGNMLKIASWALSFSVVAAGRSKLYLLMELGFLLPYAGLIYIFLPRLGLVVAGIAFLASYAVYFTVTLRLAGKVTDFRMSRLSLRLLAAYSTVAVGLLVLSLSLPIAGGAASGLAATAGALAGGRILLGKIGPHPYASQVARVYAKCGWPIRSYHG
- a CDS encoding DegT/DnrJ/EryC1/StrS family aminotransferase — protein: MNVPFLDLRAAYLELKNEIDAAVERVLDSGWYILGAEVNAFEDDWAEYCEADHCVGVANGLDALTVALRALDIGPGDEVIVPSNTFIATWLAVTAVGAVPVPVEPDPRTYNLDHEMIAEAITPRTRALLPVHLYGQPVDLDPILAIARDRGLFVIEDAAQAHGARYKGRRIGAHGDVVCWSFYPGKNLGAMGDAGAVTTNCGALAERIRIMRNYGSPQKYVHEAVGVNSRLDPIQAAILRVKLPYLDTWTRRRRDIAAIYTQELAKTDLVLPLVPAWAEPVWHLYVIRSLCRDELQNALQSAGIATLTHYPIPPHRQAAYASQPLSFGKQPLAEQLSREVLSLPIGPHVDARSSMMVSAATAQALETPMTGGG
- a CDS encoding sugar 3,4-ketoisomerase, which translates into the protein MTPDSGTDLIRLIDLPVVSDPRGDLTFVEGETHVPFPIRRVYYLYNVPVDAERGGHAHRELEQVIFALSGSFRIKLDDGTARTEFWLRDPRKGLYVSRLVWREMDSFSQGAVCMVLASRPYEEGDYFRSHAEFVEQVRGAS
- a CDS encoding GNAT family N-acetyltransferase produces the protein MKGIEGVRLRLRLVEITDAQFIFSLRTNSNYNAHLSSVSGKLSEQRSWLAEYKRRETAALEYYYVIERKIDDMRCGLVRIYNIEEDAFTWGSWVLAQGKPPKAAYESAMLSFHIGFHALNRRKAVLDVRKDNERAIAFYRRFGMNQTHEDELNLYFEYLREHFDRAEPTFHEILAAGAEA
- the nusG gene encoding transcription termination/antitermination protein NusG, whose amino-acid sequence is MLHRPPKLGTRSSRPQTADVTIRDAARWFAVRTQPRREKLALQHLARQDFESFCPMWRGAKRPGRQVQATLSPLFPSYVFVKLDLDVQRWRSVNGTIGCVGLVSFGARPAALPTGFVEAMTDWCIADGEIAYPGDLAAGDRVRVVGGTLDSFCGTLIGRSGAERVAVLIELMNREMRVEIAAARLIAA